In Pseudomonadota bacterium, the DNA window AGGAATTGCGCCTTTCGGACCCGAGTTTTTCGGAAGACATCGAGCTACTTCGCCGTCTTCTGGAAGGCTGACGGCACTGGCTTGCCGCCGGGCCGAAAAGCGGGCGGTTTTTCGCCCTTTTTTTATCCCCGAAAAGCCGCAAGAAAGCTTCGAAAACCAACGGCTTGTGCTATACTGCGTTGCCGCTTCGGGGTTCCCTCGCGAAGCCGTCCCACCGGGCCGGCGAAAAGCGGGGGGCGCCCCGGCCGGTGCCCGGACAACCGGTTTAAAACGTTCTTGTCGGACATGAAATTTACCATCGAACGCGCGGCGCTTCTCAAGTCCCTGGGGCATATTCAACGCGTCGTCGAACGCCGGACGACGATCCCCATTCTTTCCAACGTTCTCTTCTCCGCCGAAAAGGGGCGCCTGCATTTGACGGCGACGGACATGGATTTGGCGGTGATCGAAACGCTGGCGGCGGAGGTCACGGACAAGGGCCAGGCGACAGCACCTGCGCACACGCTTTACGACATCGTGCGCAAATTGCCAGAGGGCGCCCAGGTCGCCTTCGATTACGAGACGAAGACGGCGCGCTTGAATCTCGCCGCCGGACGGTCGCGTTTCGCGCTGAGCACGCTGCCGGTTGAGGAATTTCCCGCCATCGCCGGGGACAAGTTTTCCCACCGCTTCGGGCTGCCGGCGGCGGACCTTCGCAACCTCCTGGACCACACGAGCTTCGCCATTTCAACGGAGGAGACGCGCTATTACCTGAACGGCATCTTCCTGCATACGGCCAAGCGCGGAAACGTCGAGATGCTGCGGGCGGTGGCGACGGACGGCCACCGGCTGGCCCAGGTCGAGATGCCGATCCCGGAAGGGGCGGCCGGCATGCCCGGCGTCATCCTGCCGAGAAAGGCGGTGCTTGAGCTCGGCAAGCTGATGGAAGAGGCAACGGCAGCGGTCGAAGTCGAGCTTTCGGATACCCGCGTACGCTTCACCGTAGGGTCGGCGGTGCTCACCTCGAAGCTCATCGACGGCACCTTTCCGGACTACGAGCGCGTCATCCCGACCAAGAACGATAAGGCGATGGTTGTAAACCGCCAGGAATTTGCGGCGGCCGTCGACCGGGTCTCGACCATCTCGATCGAAAAATCGCGGGCTGTGAAGCTGGCCTTGGCGCCGGGCAAGCTGATGCTTTCGGCAAGCTCGGAGGAAAGCGGCACGTCCTCCGAGGAACTGGCGGTGAAATACGACGCCGACCCGGTCGAGATCGGCTTCAACGCCCGCTATCTTCTCGACATCACCCAGCAGATCGAAGGCGAAGGCATCGAATTGAAGTTCGCCGACGCCAGCTCGCCGACTCTCGTGCGGGATCTGGCCGACGGCAACGCGCTCTACGTTCTGATGCCGATGCGCGTATGAGGGCGGGCGCGCTCATGACCCCGGACATGCTCGCCTCGGCGCGAAGCACCGGGGTGTCGGCGGTGCTTCGCCTCGTTCTCACGGAATTCCGGAACTACGCCTCGCTCCGGCTTTCCTTGAACGCCTCGCCCGTCGTGCTGACCGGGCCGAACGGGTCGGGCAAGACCAACCTTTTGGAAGCGCTGTCCCTGCTCGTGCCGGGCCGCGGCCTGCGCCGGGCCAGGATCGCCGAGCTTGGCCGCCACCTTTCGCCGGCGTTCGCCGCCTGGGCGGTCGCCATCGGCGTCCAGACCCCGGAAGGACCCGCGGAAATCGGTATCGGCCGCGACCCGCAGGCGGCGGAAAAGGGACGCGAACGCCGCCTGCTTCGGATCAATGGGCGCGATCCGCGAAGCCAGGCGGCGCTGGGCGGGGTGTTGCGGGCAAGCTGGCTTACGCCGGAAATGGACCGGATTTTTCTGGAAGGCCCCGGCGGGCGCCGGCGCTTCCTGGATCGGCTGGCCTATGGTTTCGATGCCGCCCATGCCACGCGCCTGGCCGACTATACGCGCGCGATGCGCGAGCGCACCCGCCTGCTTGAAGAAGAAACGGCCGATACCGGCTGGCTGGTGGCGCTTGAGGAAACGATGGCGGAAAACGGTGCCGCGATCGCCGCTACGCGACGTGACTATCTGCACCAGGTCAGCGCTGCCGTGGCCGAGGCGACGGGGCCCTTCCCGGGCGCCGCCTTAAGCCTTCGCGGGACGCTGGAGGCGTGGCTTGAAGAGGCCGATGCCGCCGCCGTCGCCTTGCGCTTTCGAGCCCGACTCCAGGCGCTGAGGGCCCGCGACCGGGCGGCCGGCCTGGCGACCGAGGGGCCGCATCGGAGCGACCTTCGCGTCCATCACCTGGTCAAGGGGATGCCGGCTGCAACCTGTTCGACGGGCGAGCAGAAGGCGCTCCTGATCG includes these proteins:
- the dnaN gene encoding DNA polymerase III subunit beta, producing MKFTIERAALLKSLGHIQRVVERRTTIPILSNVLFSAEKGRLHLTATDMDLAVIETLAAEVTDKGQATAPAHTLYDIVRKLPEGAQVAFDYETKTARLNLAAGRSRFALSTLPVEEFPAIAGDKFSHRFGLPAADLRNLLDHTSFAISTEETRYYLNGIFLHTAKRGNVEMLRAVATDGHRLAQVEMPIPEGAAGMPGVILPRKAVLELGKLMEEATAAVEVELSDTRVRFTVGSAVLTSKLIDGTFPDYERVIPTKNDKAMVVNRQEFAAAVDRVSTISIEKSRAVKLALAPGKLMLSASSEESGTSSEELAVKYDADPVEIGFNARYLLDITQQIEGEGIELKFADASSPTLVRDLADGNALYVLMPMRV
- the recF gene encoding DNA replication/repair protein RecF; translated protein: MTPDMLASARSTGVSAVLRLVLTEFRNYASLRLSLNASPVVLTGPNGSGKTNLLEALSLLVPGRGLRRARIAELGRHLSPAFAAWAVAIGVQTPEGPAEIGIGRDPQAAEKGRERRLLRINGRDPRSQAALGGVLRASWLTPEMDRIFLEGPGGRRRFLDRLAYGFDAAHATRLADYTRAMRERTRLLEEETADTGWLVALEETMAENGAAIAATRRDYLHQVSAAVAEATGPFPGAALSLRGTLEAWLEEADAAAVALRFRARLQALRARDRAAGLATEGPHRSDLRVHHLVKGMPAATCSTGEQKALLIAILLADARLQTARRGSPPLLLLDEVAAHLDAIRVKALFEAIAGLGAQAWVTGTDAALFWPLQGRAQFFRVLEGAVIAEG